In the Buchnera aphidicola (Periphyllus lyropictus) genome, GAAAAATAAAAAAACCACTGAAAAATTGGATGAAGAAATTAAAAATCTCAATTAATCAAACTGAAAAATTTAATAAAAATGGAAAAGAATGGATAATTTATAAAAAAAAAAAAGATAAAAAAATAAAAAATATTTTAATAAAAATAACAAAAAAAATTGTTTATAAATTATCTCATCCTAATTTAATGAGATGGAACAAAAAAAATTATAAATTTATTCGACCAGTAAGAAATGTTCTTATAATGTTAAATAAAAAAAATATAAAATGTAAAATATTTAATTTAAAATCAAATAAAAAAACTCAAAGTTATTTATTTAATCAACCAAAAAATATTACGATTAATCATGCAAAAAATTATCCATCTATATTATTGAAAAAAGGAAAAATTATTGCAGATTATAATAAAAGAAAATTAAAAATAAAAAATAAAATTAAAAATTTATCAAATAAAAAAAATTTTTATTTAAAAATAAATAATGTTTTATTAAATGAAATAAATTCTTTAGTTGAACAACCTAATGCGTTAATAGTTAATTTTAAAAAAAAATTTTTAAATATACCAAAAGAAATAATTATTCATATTATTGAAAAAACATTAAAATCGTTTCCATTGTTTAAAAAAAATAAAAAATTAAAATCTAGTTTTATTATTATTATTAATAATAAATCTAAAAACTATAAAAAAATTATTTTAGGATATAAATCAGTAATTGAATCAAAACTTCAAGATGTAGAATTTTTTTTAAAAAAAGATATAAAAAATGAACAAAAGAAAAAAAAAAATGTATTTAAAAAAATTTCATTTCATCAAAATTTAGGTACTTTACATGATAAAATAAAAAGATTAAAAAAAATTATTATTTTTTTTTCAAAAAAAATTAATTTTAACATTAAATACGCTTTAAAAGCAGCTTTTTTATGTAAAAATGATATAACAAGTAATATGGTATCAGAATTTCCAGAAATGCAAGGAATAATTGGAGCATATTATGAAAAAAAAAAAAAAACAAATAAAAAAATATATAAAGCTATAAAAGAACATTATAAACCTAGATATAATAATGATAAATTACCTAAAACTCCAATAGGAATAGCATTGTCTATATCTGATAAAATAGATAACTTAATAGGAATGTTTATTATAGGAAATTTTCCAAAAGGAGATAAAGATCCATATGCATTAAGAAGAAAAGTTATAGGAATTATAAAAATAATAATAAAAAATAAAATTTCATTTAATTTAAATAAATTAATTAAAAAAATTATTAAATTATATAATTTTAAAAAAAAATCTAAAAAAATAACAAAAAAAATACTAAAATTTATAGTTAAAAGATTTTATAATTTTTTTCCAAAAGAAAAAAATATAAAAAATATTATTAAATCAATTTCTCTATCAAATAAAATTAATTTAATTGAAATATATATTAAAATTAAAATAATAATAAAATTTATTAAATCAAAAATTTCAAAAAAAATATTAATGACAAATAAAAGAATTTATAATATTTTAAAAAAAAATAAAATAAAATTATCTAATAATATTAATTATTCTCTCTTAAAAACAAAAGAAGAAAAAACGTTTATAAAAGTTATAAAAAAAATGAAAAAAAAAATAAAGTTTTTCATAAAACAAAAAAAATATAAAAAATCACTTAAAGAAATTATTAAAATAAACAAAAATATAGAAAATTTTTTTAAAAAAGTTATTATAAATCATAATGAAAAAAAAATAAGAAAAAATAGATTAAATATTTTAAATATTTTAAAAAATATATTTTCTAAAGTAGCATTATTTTCTTATTTATATTAAAAAATTTTTTAATATAAATTGACTAAAAAATCTTTAAAATAATTTTAAAAAATTTTTAGTCAAAAAATATAAAAATTTTTAAATATATTAAAATAACAAAATTCTTTAAGAAATAATTTTTAATATTAAAAATTATAACAATTTTATTATTTTTATTTAAAAAAATTTTTACATAACTATTTTTTATATTTTACAAAATTTTTATAATATTTTAAATTTTATTAAAATTTTATCATCTTTTTTAAGAAAATTAATATTTTTAAAATTATTTTTTTATTTTATTTTTTTTAAAATAAAAAAATAAAAAAAAGAAGAAAATAAAAAATTAAAAAAAAAAAAAAAAATAAACTAAATAATAAAAAAGAAATAAAAAAAATTCATAATAAGTTTTTTTAATAAATTTAAATAAATAATAAATATTTTTATAAAAAAGCAAAAAATATTACACTTAACAAAAAAAATTATTTATCTCTTAAAATAGCATGAAATTTACTTTTTAATTTATTAATACAATTATAAAATAATATTTTAATTTCTTCATTAGTAAAATTTTTTTTTTCATTTTTAAAAAAAAATCTAATAGATAAACTTTTTTTATTTAAAGGAATATTTTTACCTCGATATATATCTAAAATAATAATTTTTAAAATATTATCTTTAGAAATTTTATAACATTCATATAAAATATCTGATATAGAAATTTCTTCTTTAATTATAATTGAAATATCTCTTTCACTATAAGGATAAAAATTTTTTTCATTTATTTTATAATTTTTAAAATTATATAATTTTTTAATAGAAATTTCAAAACCAAAAACATCATTTTTTATATTTAAAGGAATTAATATATTAGAATTAATCATTCCTAAATGTCCTATTTTAATATCTCTACAATATATATTAGAACATACATTATCATCAAATCCAAAAATATTAGATTTTTTAAAAAAAATTTCTTTAAAATTATAAAAACGCGATAATATAATTTCTAAATCATTTTTAACATGATAAAAATTAAAAAATTTATCTTTATTTAACCAATTTTTTTTAGATTTAAATCCACTAACAATTCCAGATAAAAAAAGTTTTTGTTTTACTGAAAATTTACTATTATTTTTTTTAATAAAACATAAACCACTTTCAAATAATCTAAAAGAATCTTGTTGACGATTTTTATTATATTTTAAATTTTTTAACAATCCAGGAAAAAGCGACTTTCTCATAAAAGAAAAGTCTTTTGAAATAGGATTAATAATTTTTAATATTTTTCTATTTTTAAAAAAAAAATTTTGAAATAATTTTTCGGAAAAACTATAATTTAAAACTTCAGAATATCCTAACATTAAAAATAAATTTTTTAATAAAAATAAATTATCTGAAATATTATTTTTATTAGAAATAATAGAATTAATTTTTAAAGAAATTAAAGGTATTTTATTATAACCATAAAAACGAACTATATCTGATATAACGTCTTCTTGACATAAAATATCTGAACGAAAATAAGGTGGTATAATAGATAATTTAAGTAAACTCCCTAAAATAACATATTCTAAACGTTTTAAAAAATCTATAATTTTAAATTTATTAATAGAAAAACCTAAAGTTTTATTTATCTTATTATAAGATAAAACAAATTTTTTATTTTTTGTTTTTTTTAAATTATTAAAATTATCTAAAAATTCTAATTTTCCTCCACATAATTCTATTAATAATTTAGAAATTTTTTCTAAAGCAAAAAAACATAACTTAGATTCACATTTTCTATAATAATTATCATAAGAATTATAATATTTATCATATTTTTTTTTTATTCTATTAATAAAAAAACTAGGAAAAACACCACATCCTAAATAAATATTTTTAGTATCTTTATTAATTAAAAATTTTTCAGAATGAATAAATCCACCTAAAGAAAAAATTTTCATTTCATTTGAAAAAACTAAAATATCTTTTGATAAATTTAAATTGTTCTTATTGTTTAATCGAATATTCTCATTTAAATCAGATAAACGAATTTCTATTTTCTTATTAACAATTTTTTCAAAATCAAAAACATGAATAGATTGACCTAATTCTAATGAAACAAAATTAACAATATCGGAAACTATATTAATAGATTTAATATTAGATTTTCTTAATCTTTCTCTTATCCAAAATGGAGTATTAACAGAAATATCAATATTTTTTATAATTCTTGAAAAATATTCTGAACAAATTTTATTATTCAAAAAAAAGATTTTCAAATCTTTATTTTCTTTTCTATTTTTAATTATTTCTAATGAATTAATATTAAAATTTAACGGAATATTATTTATTACAGAAACCTCTCTTGCTATACCTAATATACCTAAACAATCATTTCTATTAGAATTAATTCCTAAAGAAATTATATCTTCTGGATTTTTTTTAAAATACTGTTTAACACTCTCCCCATTTTTTTCTATTTTAGGAAATTCAACTATATTATTTTTGTTTCCAAAAATTTTTAAATCAAAATAAGTATATATTTTTCCTGAAAATAAATATTTTTTAGGTAAAAAATATTTTTTTTTTTTAAATTTAAATTCTCTATTTTTTTTTAATTTAACTGCTAATTTCATTCCAATATAACAATTTTTATTATTAGACAAAACATAAATAAAAAAATTGCTTTTAATATTTATTTTCAATATTCTTATATTTTTTTTATTATTAAAAAACAAAATTTTAACAATTTCTCCAATAACAGAATTTTTAAAAAAAATTTTGTTTTTCTCTAAAAACTCTACTTCTAAACCAATTTGAGTTAATTGATTTTTAATATAAGAATCTTTTAAATTTTTATTTAAAAAAAATTTAACCCAAGATAAACTAAATTTCATGTTTTCTCGCTATTATTTAAATTGTTTTAAAAATCTTAAATCATTTTTAAAGAATGAACGAATATTTGAAATATTATATTTTAACATAGTAAGACGTTCTATTCCTATACCAAAAGCTAATCCAGAATATATTTTAGAATCAATATTAACATTTTTTAAAACATTAGGATGAACCATTCCACATCCTAAAACTTCTAACCATTTATTAGAATTTTTATTAAAAATATCTATTTCAGCCGAAGGAGTAGTAAAAGGAAAATAAGAACTTCTAAATCTAATTTTTATTTTTTTTGAAAAAAAATTTTTTAAAAAATTATACATCATCCATTTTAAATTAGAAAAACTTATTCCTTTATCGATTAATAAACCTTCAATTTGATGAAACATTGGACTATGAGTTAAACTAGAATCATTACGATAAACTTTACCTGAAGAAATTATTCTAATTGGAAGAGAACAATTTTCCATTACTCGAACTTGAACACTAGAAGTTTGCGTTCTTAATAAAAAATTAGAATTAAACCAAAAAGTATCTTTTTTATTTCTAGAAGGATGATCTTTTTTAATATTTAACGCGTCAAAATTATAATAATTACTTTCAATTTCTTTTCCAAATACAATAGAAAAACCAAAATTAGAAAAATAAGATTGTATATCATTAATTATTTGAGTAATTATATGAATAGATCCAAAAATAGGTTCTTTATAAGATAAAGAAATATCTATATCATTTTTAATATTAGATTTAAAAATATTAATTTTATTAAAATAATTTTTTTTTAAATAAAAAAGATTTTGAACTTTTTTTTTAATTTTATTAATTAAAATGCTAAATTTTTTTTTTTTATTAACAGACAAATCTTTTATACTTTTAATTTTTTTAGTAATTTCTCCTTTTCTTCCTAAATATTTAAGTTTTATTAAATTTAATTCTTTTAAACTAAAACATTTATTAATCTCTAATTTAATATTTTTAACATATTTTTTATATTTGTTCATATTTACTTTCTCTGTAAAAAAATACCAAAAAGCTTCCTTAAAGGAAGCTTATCAGTTACATTTTATTTAAAATATTTTAAAAAAATTTTTATAAAAAATAATATTTTTATTTTTTTAATTAAATTTAATATTTTTAAAAAATATACTATTTTAAAAAAAAGTAATTTTATTTATTTAAATAAAAACTAGCTTTTTGAACTAAATTAAATAACGATTTTGAATCAGAAATAGCTATTTCAGAAAGAATTTTTCTATTAATATTTATAGATGCTTTTTTTAAACCATAAATAAAATTATTGTAAGATAAATTATTTTCTCGAACAGCTGCATTAATGCGAGTAATCCATAGACTTCTAAAAATTCTTTTTTTTTGACGTCTATCTCGGTAAGCATATTGACCAGCTTTTGTTACTGCTTGAACTGCTACTCTATATACTCTAGATCTTGCTCCATAATATCCTTTAGCTTTTTTTAATATTTTTTTATGACGAGCACGAGAACATACACCTCTTTTAACTCGAGCCATACTTAATCCTTAATTTTAAAATATAATTTTTTATTTTAACTTAAACTATACGGAAAAAAAGATCTAACAGCTTTTAAATTTTCCTGAGATACTAATTTTTTAGATCTTAATTGTCTTTTTCTAGTACTATTTTTTTTAGTAAGAATATGTCTTAAATTAGCCTGTTTTCTTTTAAATTTTCCTGATGAAGTTTTTTTAAAACGTTTAGAAGCACTTTTTAAAGTTTTTAATTTCTTCATAAATTATCCAAAAATTTTAATAATATTATTTATAAAAATATTAAATAATAAATTATTTTTTAGGTGATAAAATCATAACCATTTGTCTTCCTTCTATTTTTGAAGGAAAAAATTCTAAAATAGAAATATGATTTAAATCTTTTTTTAAACGATTTAATACATTAACTCCAATTTCTTTATGAGTCATTTCTCTTCCTCTAAAACGAAGAGTAATTTTTACTTTATTTCCTTCTTTTAAAAAACGAATTAAATTTCTTAATTTAACTTGATAATCCCCTTCATCTGTATTAGGTCTAAATTTAATTTCTTTAATTTGAATAATTTTTTGTTTTTTTCTTTGTTCTTTTAAAGCTTTAGTTTTGTTATAAATAAATTTTCCATAATTCATAATTTTACAAACAGGA is a window encoding:
- the glyS gene encoding glycine--tRNA ligase subunit beta, whose translation is MKKKIFLFELGTENLPAKTLKKTALSIYKKFKKLFKINKIYYKKIYWFATSRRLAIKVKNIEINKEEKFKIIKGPVLSDSFNKFGKIKKPLKNWMKKLKISINQTEKFNKNGKEWIIYKKKKDKKIKNILIKITKKIVYKLSHPNLMRWNKKNYKFIRPVRNVLIMLNKKNIKCKIFNLKSNKKTQSYLFNQPKNITINHAKNYPSILLKKGKIIADYNKRKLKIKNKIKNLSNKKNFYLKINNVLLNEINSLVEQPNALIVNFKKKFLNIPKEIIIHIIEKTLKSFPLFKKNKKLKSSFIIIINNKSKNYKKIILGYKSVIESKLQDVEFFLKKDIKNEQKKKKNVFKKISFHQNLGTLHDKIKRLKKIIIFFSKKINFNIKYALKAAFLCKNDITSNMVSEFPEMQGIIGAYYEKKKKTNKKIYKAIKEHYKPRYNNDKLPKTPIGIALSISDKIDNLIGMFIIGNFPKGDKDPYALRRKVIGIIKIIIKNKISFNLNKLIKKIIKLYNFKKKSKKITKKILKFIVKRFYNFFPKEKNIKNIIKSISLSNKINLIEIYIKIKIIIKFIKSKISKKILMTNKRIYNILKKNKIKLSNNINYSLLKTKEEKTFIKVIKKMKKKIKFFIKQKKYKKSLKEIIKINKNIENFFKKVIINHNEKKIRKNRLNILNILKNIFSKVALFSYLY
- the pheT gene encoding phenylalanine--tRNA ligase subunit beta — translated: MKFSLSWVKFFLNKNLKDSYIKNQLTQIGLEVEFLEKNKIFFKNSVIGEIVKILFFNNKKNIRILKINIKSNFFIYVLSNNKNCYIGMKLAVKLKKNREFKFKKKKYFLPKKYLFSGKIYTYFDLKIFGNKNNIVEFPKIEKNGESVKQYFKKNPEDIISLGINSNRNDCLGILGIAREVSVINNIPLNFNINSLEIIKNRKENKDLKIFFLNNKICSEYFSRIIKNIDISVNTPFWIRERLRKSNIKSINIVSDIVNFVSLELGQSIHVFDFEKIVNKKIEIRLSDLNENIRLNNKNNLNLSKDILVFSNEMKIFSLGGFIHSEKFLINKDTKNIYLGCGVFPSFFINRIKKKYDKYYNSYDNYYRKCESKLCFFALEKISKLLIELCGGKLEFLDNFNNLKKTKNKKFVLSYNKINKTLGFSINKFKIIDFLKRLEYVILGSLLKLSIIPPYFRSDILCQEDVISDIVRFYGYNKIPLISLKINSIISNKNNISDNLFLLKNLFLMLGYSEVLNYSFSEKLFQNFFFKNRKILKIINPISKDFSFMRKSLFPGLLKNLKYNKNRQQDSFRLFESGLCFIKKNNSKFSVKQKLFLSGIVSGFKSKKNWLNKDKFFNFYHVKNDLEIILSRFYNFKEIFFKKSNIFGFDDNVCSNIYCRDIKIGHLGMINSNILIPLNIKNDVFGFEISIKKLYNFKNYKINEKNFYPYSERDISIIIKEEISISDILYECYKISKDNILKIIILDIYRGKNIPLNKKSLSIRFFFKNEKKNFTNEEIKILFYNCINKLKSKFHAILRDK
- the pheS gene encoding phenylalanine--tRNA ligase subunit alpha produces the protein MNKYKKYVKNIKLEINKCFSLKELNLIKLKYLGRKGEITKKIKSIKDLSVNKKKKFSILINKIKKKVQNLFYLKKNYFNKINIFKSNIKNDIDISLSYKEPIFGSIHIITQIINDIQSYFSNFGFSIVFGKEIESNYYNFDALNIKKDHPSRNKKDTFWFNSNFLLRTQTSSVQVRVMENCSLPIRIISSGKVYRNDSSLTHSPMFHQIEGLLIDKGISFSNLKWMMYNFLKNFFSKKIKIRFRSSYFPFTTPSAEIDIFNKNSNKWLEVLGCGMVHPNVLKNVNIDSKIYSGLAFGIGIERLTMLKYNISNIRSFFKNDLRFLKQFK
- the rplT gene encoding 50S ribosomal protein L20, encoding MARVKRGVCSRARHKKILKKAKGYYGARSRVYRVAVQAVTKAGQYAYRDRRQKKRIFRSLWITRINAAVRENNLSYNNFIYGLKKASININRKILSEIAISDSKSLFNLVQKASFYLNK
- the rpmI gene encoding 50S ribosomal protein L35 gives rise to the protein MKKLKTLKSASKRFKKTSSGKFKRKQANLRHILTKKNSTRKRQLRSKKLVSQENLKAVRSFFPYSLS
- the infC gene encoding translation initiation factor IF-3, whose product is MKVWKRVQNKRIHKINNEIRALKVRLTGLKGEKLGIVSINEALRQSKIFGSDLVEISPNSEPPVCKIMNYGKFIYNKTKALKEQRKKQKIIQIKEIKFRPNTDEGDYQVKLRNLIRFLKEGNKVKITLRFRGREMTHKEIGVNVLNRLKKDLNHISILEFFPSKIEGRQMVMILSPKK